Below is a genomic region from Oikeobacillus pervagus.
TATCCATTATAAAGGACTTTTTCTTTGCGCAAAACAATAAAATTGAACATTTCGAGTATTTTTAATAATAAAATTAATTTAATGCAATGCTAGTGTTATTTTATATATCATGAAAAATCACCTCTGTGTTTTATCCATTATTGAGAGAGTAAAAAAGGTTGGTTTACTCGACCAACCTTTTTTTGTCTTTTTAATTATTGTTGTTTGTATTGAGGTTCTTCTTGTTCGATTTGTTGAACGCGTGGTTCAAGGCTTTGTAGAACGGATTGGGTTTGTTTAGCAGCATCTTGGTAAAGCTGCTTCGCTTGCTCATTATCTGTACTAAGAGCAAATGTTTCAAAGCTAGCCTGCGCACTTTTCAATCCCGCTAGAGCTGTCTTAACATCATTTATTACTGTCATTGAATAACGACTCCTTTAATGTTTTTAATAACCTTTGTTAGAATGATGAAAAATGGTTTTCTTTATAATTCAAATGTAATCCATATTTTTTATCTAAAAATAATATTATGAAGTAAGGGTTTGAAAACTAAATTAATATCCTTTTTCTCTTAATAAATAAAATATCCGTTTAATCCAAACGGTTGCTATATTTGATTCCAAATTCTCTTTAAATCTAATGGAACGAATACTTTATCCCCACGTATCTCCCTATGTATAATGGGATGTGAAAAGCATTGATCTAAACTTAACCCTTCTTCTTTTTTATGCCTAGCTCTTTTGAAGTCTTCGGGTAATCGCATAACAATTGCTCCTTTTTATTTTTAAAAAAAATTTTAGTAAGGGAGCGAGTCTTAACTCCCCTCTAATCTAGCTAAGGATTTTTTTATTGGTAACAAATGAATCAACACATAAAAATTTTTGGCGACATAAAGCTTCAGAATTGTACAAACGTGTGATTCAGTTATTTATTTTTTAAGACTGGGCATGTTGGTTTTTTTGTCTTACTTGTTGTGCATTATTTTGGCTTGCGAACTCAGTACCGTATTGACCTTGTGACACTTGCGTACTGCCTTGGGAAGCTTGGTTTCCGTCATGAGCATATTGTGGTTCTTCTTGTTCGATTTGTTGAACGCGTGGTTCAACGCTTTGTAAAACAGATTGGGTTTGTTTAGCAGCATCTTGGTAAAGCTGCTTCGCTTGTTCCTTATCTGTACTAAGAGCAAATGTTTCAAAGCTAGCTTGAGCGCTTTTTAATCCGGCTAAAGCTGTTTTAACGTCATTTATGACTGACATGAATAACACCTCCTATTATTTTTTTTTGAAACCTTTCTTAGAATGTTTGAAGATAGAAATATTTATTCATACATTTTCGGAAAAAATACTCTTGGCAAAAAAAACCAAGGAAGAGAGAATAGGGTAAATTTGACGGTTGTACTTTTGTAAAAGCTGATTAAAGTACAATTGTTTTACAATTCGAGGGGGATTTTCCTTTTCGAGAAGCAAGACTGGTATGCTTATTTAGAAATGGAGTATTGATGCAGTTGGTATTTTTCATAAAATTAAAAAAGAGGTAGACGGAGTATGTATAAGGGCTATCCTGAAACGATTTATATGGACCAAAACCACGAGCAAGGTATAAGCAATTTAATAAAAATATAAATCAGTATTTTTCCAATCCTATTATACATAAGGAAATTAATGGTGATAAAATATATGTTGCCTTGGACCTAGACAGAATCTGGAATAGGATAAATTAATATTTAGTTTAGCCACAAATACTCCCCACCTGCGTATAGGTGGGGAGTATTTAATGCTATCTAGAGGTGGGGGGGTCTTTAAAACCAGTCTAAAATACCTGCATATTTTTGACCGCTGTGTGGCAATCTACCAAGTGATTACAACATTGTTAACAAGGAGGAAACATCATGCAACAAATGCAGACGGGTATGAATAATCAACAAGCACAAGCTTTAATGACACAACCGCCTGAAATAATGTCAACAAAGGATCATCTCTATGTAAACGATATGTTAAGCTGGAATTTACTTGCGATGAAGAAAATGCATTTTTTCGCTCAACAATGTCAAAATCCCGAAGTAAGAGCAGCACTTGAACAAGCTGGACAAATGCATGATCGACACTATCAACAGCTGCTTCAACAGATGCAACAGTATGTAACTCAACCTTCACAAAATATGAATCAATAAGGAGGAAAGTATAGTGGAAAATAATACTCCAAACAGGATTAAAAACCCTGAAACACCAGTCCCTAAGACGCCGCAAATGAACGATAGAGATTTTCTAAACGATTCCTTAACTACGGAAAAATATATATCTTCCTCATACTCGACTGCATTAAAAGAAGCTAGCCATGAATCGTTGTATCGTACAATAGCGTCTGTTTCCCAAGAAACAGAAGACTGTCACCGCAATCTATATAACTTAATGTTTAAAAACGGATGGTACGGTTTGGAAAAAGAAACTCCACAAACTATTCAACAATCGGTTCAGCAATTTTCTAACTACATGCAAAGTCAAGATCCATATAGAGGTAATGTAATACAATAAAAGAACACGTGTTCAAGAAGAATAAACTCAAGGTAAAACAACAATAGTTATGCGAGACAAAAGGTTGGTTAGTTGTTAACCAACCTAGAAAATAATTTAGAATTTACAACAATCGAAAGGGCGGCGGTAAGATGAATCTTAAGTGGATGAAACTTTTATCAACGGTTTTTCTTTCAATTTTCTTGTTATTAGGGTGTAATAATGGAGATGACGATAATAATCCACCACCGGAGGATGTAACTCCAGGGACAGAGGAACCAATTGAAGATCCAATCGACGCAACAGATTCAGATACTATTGACCAACATAATGTCACCCCTGATACAGAAGAACCAATTGAAGATCCAATCGACGCAACAGATTCAGATACTATTGATGAACATAATGTCACCCCTGATACAGAAGAACCAATTGAAGATCCAATCGACGCAACAGATCCAGATACTATTGATGAACATAATGTCACTCCTGATACAGAAGAATCAATTGAAGATCCTGAAGACGCAACAGATCCAGATACTATTGATGAATAAGTTTATACACCGTTTGTTCTCAAACGGTGTTCTTTATGTATCAAGATTCAAGGATGTTAATAAGAAATTTAATACTTATATTGCAGCATTTTCTAATAACAAATTTATAGAGGTGTCTCATGACAAAATTACGAAAGTCCTTATTGGTTACTGTTTCCGTACTTATTCTTCTATCCATAGGGTTATTATTCATAGTACCAAATACAAGAAACAAAGAGAATCCCGAAAATAAAACAGTTGCTGTCAAAAACAAATTAAATCCCCCTATAACCAATGTCCAAAATGTTGAAAACGAAAAAAATGTTCTTCAAATAAACAGCCTTTCCATGGGTCAAACCATCAAGAATCAATTAAAAAATGATCCTTCCGTTTTTCTAATTAAACACAATGAAAAAACTGAGAGTCATTATATTAAGAAAGAAGTAAACGTTACATTCAAGACTCTTCCCTCAACAAAGGAAATAAAAAGGATAACACAGGAGATAAATGGCACTATCATTAAAAAGCTAAATTCTACGATTGTTTTTCGTTCTAATACGCTTTCGACCAAGGAACTTATTGAATATTTTAACAGACAGGCTATGGTTGAATTTGCTGAACCCAATTATCTTTATCTGCAAAATCAAATTGGACTTCCTAATGATTTGCTATATAGAGAACAATACCAATGGAACTTATCGGCAATTCAAGCAGAAGCAGGCTGGGATATCACCAAAGGGGATGAACATATCATTATTGCTGTTATAGACACTGGCGTTGATCTGGACCATCCTGATTTGAGAAGACGAATTACAAATGGTTATAATGTACTGTTGAATAATAATTTCCCTGATGATGACAACGGGCATGGCACCCATGTAGCAGGAATCATTGCATCGGAAACAAACAACCATGAAGGTGTTGCAGGCATCACTTGGTATAACAAAATAATGCCTATAAAAGCAATGGGTGCCGAAGGGCATGGGACGACTTTTGATATAGCAAAAGGGATTTTTTGGGCAGTGGATCATGGAGCCGATGTCATTAATATGAGTTTAGGCAATTATCAGCATTCTTCCCTTTTAAAAGGGGCAATCGATTATGCATACAGTAAAAATGTTGTCTTGATTGCTGCAGCAGGAAATGAAAATACTATGCAGCCGAGCTATCCAGCTGCTTTTTCTAAGGTTCTAAGTGTCGCCGCCGTAAGTTACACCGGACAACGTGCCCCCTTCTCAAATTATGGAGATTATATCGATGTTGCAGCTCCCGGAGTTCAAATTCCGAGCACCTATTTTAACCAGCAGTATGCTGCCCTTTCAGGTACTTCTATGGCTTCACCACATGTAGCAGGACTAGCAGGTCTTTTGCTTTCAGTAAACCCTAATTTAACGAACCAAGAAGTAATAGACATTATTAAGAATTCTACTTATGATTTAGGAATCCCTGGAACTGATCACGAATTTGGTAGTGGCTTAATTAATGTAAAGAATGGATTGGAAGATGCCCAAAGCAAAAGGCAATAATCCCTTTTTGAAACCGTTGCTTTTCGTTGTTATAAAACTTCTACATGGTGTACATTGTTTGTACATGATAATGGAAAAACTAAGGAGGGAATTTTAGTTGGAGTGGATTTTTTATCTATACATGTTAAATACGTTCTTTATGTTATTCATAGCTATTTGGGAAGTTCGTCGTCCGGCCAAGGCTTTGAATTGGATAATAATCGTCCTTGTTTTGCCTATCATTGGTTTCTGGCTATATCTTAGCACATCAAATCCCAAGATTATTCATCGGAAAAGATTGACCTCCGTGTTATTTCTTAAACTATAACACTAAAGTTCGTACGACACCTATCCTAACAGAGGGGGATGCTTCTGAAGCAAGAGTGGTGTTAGCAGCAGATTGTTCAATTGCAGAAGTGATCATATCTTTTACAATAGAAGTAACTGCCTCTGCTTGTTTCAATTTATTAGTATCAATTTGATTAGCCATGTTTATTTCCTCCCTTTCAATGAATCTTTTCTAGAAACCCTATGATACAAAACGCAATTATGGGGGGGATTTTGTGAGATACAGTTCCCCCCTGTCATTGGTAATCATCCGCACCAAATTATTCTATAATGAACTATTAGTTGATTAATATAAAGAATGATTTTTTGCAGTTTGTTTGAGTCATTTAACGCAAAGGAAAGTATATAAGTTATTGGGGAAATGCGGAAGTTTAATAAAGCAAAAACCAAAATCTAACCTCAACATATGATACATCATCTTAGGTAAATATTTGAGGAAGGATACGATTCCTAATGCTTTATACCCCTTTTTATAATCAGGTTTATACCCCCTACAGAGATTTAAAAAGTCAAACATTGAGAGCAGTAATCCCTTTTGTTAACTATGGTTTACAATGACATGTGAAAATTGCTGTCATTAACTAACAATCTGAATTGTTGTAACCGTCAAGTAGAATTAAACAGTTTTCCGCAATTAAGATTCAACAGTTTATCCCAATTAAGATTCAACACCTTTCTCGTTAAATAATGCCTGTCTGTATTTCATTCTGATACTATCGTGATTTTCATCGAACGTAATGATTTCACTTCTATGGAGGAGGCGATCTAAGATCGGCGTTGTTAATGTTGTATCTCCTAAAAATTTTCCCCATTCACCTGGCCCCTTATTAGACGTTAAGATGAATGCTGTTTTGTCATACATATCATAGATAAACTGAAAGAAAAGCTGCGCTTCTTGTGTTTCATATGCCATATACATAACGTCATCAATGATGATTAAATCAGATGTCGTAATTCTTTTGTATCTCGTTTTTGATTTATTTATATATTCTCTTGTCTTGAGTATATAGAGTAAGTGATCCATAGATACAAATGAAACTTGATAGCCTTGGTTAACTGCATGAATCCCTAACCCAGTTGAGAGATGTGTTTTTCCTACTCCAGGTGGTCCCATTACAATTAATGTGAAGTTTTCTTCAATCCAAGATAGTTCTTTGAGAACATTTATTTGCTTCTCACCAATCGCAGATTGTTCCTCCAATTTAAATTGGTC
It encodes:
- a CDS encoding gamma-type small acid-soluble spore protein, with the translated sequence MSVINDVKTALAGLKSAQASFETFALSTDKEQAKQLYQDAAKQTQSVLQSVEPRVQQIEQEEPQYAHDGNQASQGSTQVSQGQYGTEFASQNNAQQVRQKNQHAQS
- a CDS encoding spore coat protein, encoding MENNTPNRIKNPETPVPKTPQMNDRDFLNDSLTTEKYISSSYSTALKEASHESLYRTIASVSQETEDCHRNLYNLMFKNGWYGLEKETPQTIQQSVQQFSNYMQSQDPYRGNVIQ
- the istB gene encoding IS21-like element helper ATPase IstB — protein: MTDSYFELQQKSRTLRLAETAKELPNMLREAESKGWTYYEFINQVLGYELNCREEKNRSKLMKWADFPQEFTLDQFKLEEQSAIGEKQINVLKELSWIEENFTLIVMGPPGVGKTHLSTGLGIHAVNQGYQVSFVSMDHLLYILKTREYINKSKTRYKRITTSDLIIIDDVMYMAYETQEAQLFFQFIYDMYDKTAFILTSNKGPGEWGKFLGDTTLTTPILDRLLHRSEIITFDENHDSIRMKYRQALFNEKGVES
- a CDS encoding S8 family peptidase encodes the protein MTKLRKSLLVTVSVLILLSIGLLFIVPNTRNKENPENKTVAVKNKLNPPITNVQNVENEKNVLQINSLSMGQTIKNQLKNDPSVFLIKHNEKTESHYIKKEVNVTFKTLPSTKEIKRITQEINGTIIKKLNSTIVFRSNTLSTKELIEYFNRQAMVEFAEPNYLYLQNQIGLPNDLLYREQYQWNLSAIQAEAGWDITKGDEHIIIAVIDTGVDLDHPDLRRRITNGYNVLLNNNFPDDDNGHGTHVAGIIASETNNHEGVAGITWYNKIMPIKAMGAEGHGTTFDIAKGIFWAVDHGADVINMSLGNYQHSSLLKGAIDYAYSKNVVLIAAAGNENTMQPSYPAAFSKVLSVAAVSYTGQRAPFSNYGDYIDVAAPGVQIPSTYFNQQYAALSGTSMASPHVAGLAGLLLSVNPNLTNQEVIDIIKNSTYDLGIPGTDHEFGSGLINVKNGLEDAQSKRQ
- a CDS encoding DUF1657 domain-containing protein, yielding MTVINDVKTALAGLKSAQASFETFALSTDNEQAKQLYQDAAKQTQSVLQSLEPRVQQIEQEEPQYKQQ